The Longimicrobium sp. genome contains the following window.
ACGTGTATCCGCACATCGACCGGCAGTTTTCCATTGAGATCGGCGGGCAGAACACGGCGGAGGGGCTTCACCGGATGGCGCTCGACAAGTTCGCCCGCTCGCTGGGGATGAGGGCGCCGGCCATCGCCCGGCTGGGGGCTCCGCTGATCGAGCAGGTACGGAGCAGTCTCGATGCGGTGCTGGACCAGGTTGCCGCCGGGTACGCCCATCATCCCGTGCTCGACCAGATCCGCGACCTGGTCCTGCAGCGAGCCTCGCTCGTCGAGGGCTGGCTCGCGCTGGCCACGACGAAGTCGAAGTAGCGCGGCGGCGCCTCCCGCCGCGCGATATCAGGCCGGGACCAGCTCGTCCGCTGGCTTCTCCACCGGGAGGCCGGCGGCGTGCCAGGCCTGGTATCCGCCGGTGAGGTTGATGACGTCGGTGATGCCATGGGCCTGCAGGACGCTCGCGGCGATGGCGGAGCGCGCGCCGCCCTGGCACTGCAGCACCACCGGCTTTCCACTCGGCACCTCGTCCAGGCGGTCCGGCAGGTAGCCCAAGGGGACGTTCGGGACCGACGGCAGGTGGC
Protein-coding sequences here:
- a CDS encoding rhodanese-like domain-containing protein, yielding HLPSVPNVPLGYLPDRLDEVPSGKPVVLQCQGGARSAIAASVLQAHGITDVINLTGGYQAWHAAGLPVEKPADELVPA